From a single Luteolibacter arcticus genomic region:
- the tadA gene encoding tRNA adenosine(34) deaminase TadA, which yields MIDLGSDEYFMGQALREARKAYAATEVPIGCVIVREGKILSRAWNQVETLRDATAHAEMLALTAAQNSIGDWRLEKCTLYVTKEPCPMCAGAIVHCRPERVVFGCADPKAGAAGGWINLLDACPPLNHRCEIVAGVMGDECLALVQGFFREARERKKAGEEKPRPPGFSRDL from the coding sequence ATCATCGACCTCGGCAGCGACGAATACTTCATGGGCCAAGCGCTGCGGGAGGCACGCAAGGCCTACGCCGCCACCGAAGTGCCGATCGGCTGCGTGATCGTCCGCGAAGGGAAGATCCTGTCCCGCGCGTGGAATCAGGTCGAGACGCTCCGCGATGCCACGGCGCACGCGGAGATGCTCGCCCTCACCGCTGCCCAGAACTCGATCGGCGACTGGCGGCTGGAGAAGTGTACGCTCTATGTGACCAAGGAGCCGTGCCCGATGTGTGCCGGTGCGATCGTGCACTGTCGGCCGGAGCGCGTCGTCTTCGGCTGCGCCGATCCGAAAGCCGGGGCCGCCGGTGGCTGGATCAATCTGTTGGATGCGTGTCCGCCGCTGAATCACCGCTGCGAAATCGTCGCCGGAGTGATGGGAGACGAGTGCCTGGCGCTGGTGCAGGGCTTCTTCCGCGAGGCCCGGGAACGCAAGAAAGCCGGGGAGGAAAAGCCGCGTCCGCCAGGGTTTTCGCGCGACCTTTGA